One segment of Clostridium ljungdahlii DSM 13528 DNA contains the following:
- a CDS encoding glycosyl hydrolase family 28 protein, translating into MNKTINIKLLSLLSGLIVLGSLFIGCSSVNSKSISNETIKDSSVPQNLIVPTLAYNDNSITLAWHKPDNYKDITKYNIYLNGKYIGNTNSISSKSKSLVDNFYKDPSNNSAVKISEHTYTVTGLKPNTTYKFTVRSVNNNGTESKDSNTIIETTTKIPKIFDVTRYGAIGDGQSLDTKSIQAAIDASTNGSEVILPSGKTFKSGALWLKPGIIFRVDGTLIGSDNPEDYIKTDATSKDTNKSNALINAIGTNNSKDLKIIGSGTIDGNGWKQGNADALTGFPNSLKSSLKTVSGNGILAANQFKLAKNNGLSDTKAYSTRSNLVSISHIDNVYLGDGLSFENPSQHTIVTSHCNNTVLNGALVKTFDCNNADGIDFDSNGLIVLNSVFDTGDDDINFTAGKGAEDEKTRNPVDNVWIFDNYFAHGHGAVVAGSNTAAWIENILAEDNVLNGTGAGLRCKTTPQTGGGAKNITFRDSALKNITDSEGEPFTFTSNYSDSNKAQGFKPALNLPQFKDISVINCSIDSSKSNAIFVSGLKDSYDDNINFADTSFKNTKPASINYLSNSTFKNITFDANIKNPWITSNSKNLVFEK; encoded by the coding sequence ATGAATAAAACTATAAATATTAAATTACTAAGCTTATTGTCAGGATTAATAGTTCTCGGTTCATTATTTATAGGATGCAGCAGCGTAAATTCTAAGAGTATAAGTAATGAAACTATTAAGGATTCATCAGTACCTCAAAATTTAATAGTACCAACTTTAGCTTATAATGATAATAGCATTACTTTAGCATGGCACAAGCCAGACAATTACAAAGACATTACTAAATATAACATCTATTTGAATGGAAAATACATAGGTAATACAAATAGTATATCATCCAAGTCCAAATCATTGGTTGATAACTTTTATAAAGATCCTAGTAATAATTCAGCCGTAAAAATAAGTGAGCATACTTATACTGTTACAGGACTTAAACCAAATACCACTTATAAATTTACTGTTAGATCTGTTAACAATAATGGAACTGAATCAAAGGACAGCAATACCATTATTGAAACTACAACTAAAATACCAAAAATATTTGATGTAACTAGATATGGAGCTATTGGTGATGGACAATCCCTTGATACAAAGTCCATTCAAGCTGCTATTGATGCTTCTACTAATGGTTCAGAAGTGATTCTTCCATCGGGAAAGACTTTTAAGTCAGGTGCACTTTGGTTGAAACCTGGTATTATTTTCAGAGTAGATGGAACTCTTATTGGCTCAGATAACCCGGAGGATTATATAAAAACTGATGCTACATCAAAAGATACCAATAAAAGTAATGCTCTTATTAATGCTATTGGCACTAATAACAGCAAAGATTTAAAAATAATTGGAAGCGGCACAATAGACGGAAACGGATGGAAACAGGGTAACGCTGATGCCCTCACTGGATTCCCAAATTCTTTAAAAAGCAGCTTAAAAACAGTTTCAGGAAATGGTATCCTGGCAGCCAATCAATTTAAGTTAGCAAAAAATAATGGACTTTCTGATACTAAGGCCTATTCTACGAGATCAAATCTTGTTTCAATTAGCCATATAGATAATGTATATTTAGGTGACGGTCTTTCTTTTGAAAATCCTTCACAGCACACTATTGTAACAAGTCACTGCAATAACACAGTTTTAAACGGTGCCCTTGTTAAAACTTTTGATTGTAATAACGCAGATGGTATCGATTTTGATTCAAATGGTTTAATCGTATTAAATAGTGTATTTGATACTGGTGACGACGATATAAATTTTACGGCTGGAAAAGGTGCAGAAGATGAAAAAACTCGCAACCCGGTAGACAATGTATGGATATTTGATAATTACTTTGCCCACGGTCATGGTGCTGTAGTAGCTGGAAGTAATACAGCTGCTTGGATAGAAAATATTCTTGCCGAAGACAATGTGTTAAATGGCACAGGTGCAGGCCTTAGATGTAAAACAACACCACAAACAGGTGGTGGTGCAAAAAATATAACCTTTCGTGATTCTGCACTCAAAAACATTACTGACAGCGAAGGTGAACCTTTTACTTTCACATCCAATTATTCTGATTCAAATAAAGCTCAAGGCTTTAAACCAGCTTTAAATCTACCACAATTTAAAGATATTTCCGTTATCAATTGTAGCATAGACAGTTCGAAAAGTAATGCTATATTTGTGTCCGGACTAAAAGATTCCTATGATGACAACATAAATTTTGCAGACACATCATTTAAAAATACAAAACCTGCTAGTATAAATTATCTTAGTAATAGTACATTTAAAAATATAACATTTGATGCTAATATAAAAAATCCTTGGATTACAAGTAACTCTAAAAATCTTGTTTTTGAAAAGTAG
- a CDS encoding AAA family ATPase yields MERTDVNQYLRSIELRRDKIKSFSTYPFCLPVIKNLSSLKFHPKVTFIVGENGTGKSTILEAIAVLSGFNAEGGTKNFNFATCDTHSKLYNYIRLIKGIRAPKDGFFLRAESFYNLATNIDDLEKQTPGLLSYYGGRSLHKQSHGESFFSVFINRFSGKGLYILDEPEAALSPSRQMAMISKIHELIEKDSQFIIATHSPIIMAYPDAVIYEIKDSIKKVRYEETEHYQVMKSFLNNTDKMMDILINDK; encoded by the coding sequence ATGGAAAGAACGGATGTTAATCAGTATTTAAGAAGTATAGAGCTTAGGAGAGATAAGATAAAATCTTTTTCAACATACCCATTTTGTTTACCAGTTATAAAAAATTTATCCAGTTTAAAGTTCCATCCTAAGGTTACATTTATTGTAGGAGAAAATGGGACTGGTAAATCTACAATTCTTGAGGCAATTGCTGTTTTATCTGGATTTAATGCTGAAGGGGGAACTAAAAATTTTAATTTTGCAACCTGTGATACTCATTCGAAATTATATAATTACATTAGATTGATTAAGGGTATTAGAGCTCCGAAGGATGGATTCTTTTTAAGGGCAGAAAGTTTTTATAATCTTGCAACAAATATTGATGATCTTGAAAAACAAACTCCAGGACTTTTATCGTATTATGGTGGACGTTCATTACATAAGCAGTCTCATGGAGAGTCTTTCTTTTCAGTATTTATAAATAGGTTTAGTGGAAAGGGATTGTACATATTAGATGAACCAGAAGCAGCACTATCTCCATCCAGGCAGATGGCTATGATTTCAAAAATACATGAACTTATAGAAAAAGATTCACAGTTTATCATAGCAACTCATTCTCCAATTATAATGGCATATCCTGACGCAGTTATATATGAGATAAAGGACTCTATTAAAAAAGTTAGATATGAAGAAACAGAACACTATCAAGTGATGAAGAGTTTTTTAAATAATACAGATAAGATGATGGACATACTTATAAATGACAAGTGA
- a CDS encoding PLP-dependent aminotransferase family protein, protein MEIKINRKSKIALYIQIENQIKNMIYSKILPKNYILPSERQLANTLKVNRSTIIKAYEELKEKGLIDSNARRGTYISFYDNHEENDHKKYLFWDEIYSKSSNNNFDNTITKIMNTDINSKMISFGGGMPSPDLFPQLEFQKIQIDLLKNEAKNMFFQSPVSGNKDLKNEIKKLMLNREVRISTSDIIVTSGSQQGLDLVVRTFVNYNDVILVENPTFFGAIQLLQTLGAKIISIPMDKCGMKVDVLEYLINEFNPKFIYTIPNFQNPTGITMSLERRYDLIKISEKYGIPIIEDDPYGELRYEGNYLPPLKALDKSGYVIYLSTFSKVISLGLRVGWIAAPERVIAKLSLFKQLTDLHVNTLSQHIVCEFLRQGYYKKHVKKIRKSYSLKRDLMSEKLTSNIRSIKFFKPEGGFYIWCKLPDNICLKSLLKRSLKNGVNYVTGDSFYIKKDEKGNFIRLNFTYPKNEEIIKGIKLLQLSISEII, encoded by the coding sequence ATGGAAATTAAAATAAACAGGAAAAGTAAAATTGCTTTATACATTCAAATTGAAAACCAAATAAAAAATATGATTTATTCCAAAATACTTCCTAAAAACTACATATTACCATCTGAAAGACAACTTGCAAATACATTAAAAGTTAATAGAAGTACCATAATTAAAGCTTATGAAGAGCTCAAAGAAAAAGGTCTCATTGATTCAAATGCTAGAAGAGGCACTTATATTAGCTTTTACGATAACCATGAGGAAAATGATCATAAAAAGTACTTGTTTTGGGACGAAATATACAGCAAAAGTTCAAATAATAATTTTGACAATACAATAACTAAAATTATGAATACCGATATCAATAGCAAAATGATTTCCTTTGGTGGTGGTATGCCATCACCAGATCTATTTCCTCAATTGGAATTTCAGAAAATACAAATTGATTTATTAAAAAATGAAGCAAAGAACATGTTTTTTCAAAGTCCAGTATCTGGAAACAAAGATTTAAAAAATGAAATTAAAAAACTTATGTTAAATAGAGAAGTTAGAATATCTACAAGCGACATAATTGTTACTTCTGGTTCTCAGCAGGGGTTGGATTTAGTTGTAAGAACTTTTGTAAATTATAATGATGTAATATTAGTGGAAAACCCAACGTTCTTCGGAGCTATCCAACTTCTTCAGACACTGGGTGCTAAAATCATAAGTATTCCTATGGATAAATGCGGTATGAAAGTTGATGTGCTAGAATATTTAATTAACGAATTTAACCCAAAATTTATTTATACCATACCAAATTTTCAAAATCCAACAGGAATCACTATGAGTCTTGAAAGAAGATATGATCTCATTAAAATTTCAGAAAAATATGGAATTCCCATAATTGAAGATGATCCCTATGGTGAACTCAGATATGAAGGTAACTATCTTCCGCCTTTAAAAGCATTAGATAAAAGTGGTTATGTAATATATTTAAGTACCTTTTCAAAAGTAATTTCTCTCGGTTTAAGAGTGGGCTGGATCGCTGCTCCAGAAAGGGTAATAGCTAAACTGAGTTTGTTTAAGCAACTTACTGATTTACATGTAAATACCTTAAGTCAGCATATTGTATGTGAATTTTTAAGACAGGGCTATTATAAAAAGCATGTTAAAAAAATAAGAAAAAGCTATTCTCTAAAAAGAGATTTGATGTCTGAAAAACTTACAAGCAATATTAGAAGTATAAAGTTTTTTAAACCTGAAGGTGGCTTTTACATTTGGTGTAAGCTTCCAGATAATATTTGCTTAAAGTCACTTTTAAAAAGGTCTTTAAAAAATGGAGTAAATTATGTCACTGGAGACTCCTTCTACATTAAAAAAGATGAAAAAGGTAATTTTATAAGGTTAAATTTTACTTATCCTAAAAATGAAGAAATTATAAAAGGTATAAAGTTATTGCAACTTAGTATATCTGAAATAATTTAA
- a CDS encoding TetR/AcrR family transcriptional regulator: MAQIKKDKIRQAIESSAIDIFLEKGYLNTKMKDISEKANISVGNIYIYFKNKENLFYTVLPQSFVDAFRNYNSNIFPILTKAFFNNEQDLERYVPNHKQVEDLIANRKRLLILLRCSKGTKYENLKEEILENIIQRECSYLQKYNFADNCRTTQNYKVIRMVFYNMLNMLLDSLEGDMNGDERRNVVRFAFKYNYDGFKRLLTEYTK; this comes from the coding sequence ATGGCTCAAATAAAAAAAGACAAAATTAGGCAGGCAATTGAAAGTTCGGCGATAGATATATTTTTAGAAAAAGGGTATCTTAACACAAAAATGAAGGATATTTCTGAAAAAGCAAATATATCAGTAGGAAATATTTATATTTATTTTAAAAACAAAGAAAATTTATTTTATACTGTTTTACCACAATCTTTTGTAGATGCTTTTAGAAATTATAATTCTAATATATTTCCAATATTAACAAAAGCCTTTTTTAATAATGAACAAGATTTAGAAAGGTATGTTCCAAATCATAAACAGGTAGAGGATTTAATAGCAAATCGTAAAAGATTGTTAATATTATTAAGGTGCAGCAAAGGTACAAAATATGAAAATTTGAAAGAAGAGATATTAGAAAATATAATACAGCGGGAATGTAGTTATCTGCAAAAATATAATTTTGCAGATAACTGTAGGACAACTCAAAATTATAAAGTAATAAGAATGGTGTTTTACAATATGCTTAATATGTTACTGGATTCCCTGGAAGGTGATATGAATGGGGATGAACGAAGAAATGTGGTGAGATTTGCGTTTAAATACAATTATGATGGATTTAAAAGATTACTTACAGAATACACTAAGTAA
- a CDS encoding IclR family transcriptional regulator, which produces MTNNSQNYDSISMVDRAIQIINEIYKSEVPIGVSEISSNLDLPKATVYRILNTLFQNSIIEKDKNGKYGLGLIFIQYSEKVKSKVDLNLIAKPFMVDLSAKTGESTNLGILDEDNVVTISSVNGESSVLVSRLIPVSPLHCSSMGKIFLSYQDDEMIKAYFKRHNQKRTVNTISNYEDFLLERKKIIAEQISYDIEEYEYGLGCISAPIYNSKGKIAAGISVSGPISRMRFKGIKYIENELKNVANKISEKVKVLGINITY; this is translated from the coding sequence TTGACTAATAATTCACAAAATTATGATAGTATTTCTATGGTTGATAGAGCGATTCAAATTATAAATGAAATATATAAATCAGAGGTTCCTATTGGTGTTTCCGAAATATCTTCTAATCTTGACTTACCTAAAGCAACAGTATATAGAATTTTAAATACCCTTTTTCAAAATTCTATTATAGAAAAAGATAAAAATGGGAAATATGGTTTAGGGTTAATCTTTATTCAGTATAGTGAAAAAGTGAAATCCAAAGTTGACTTAAATTTGATTGCAAAACCTTTTATGGTTGATCTTTCTGCAAAAACTGGAGAATCTACAAATTTGGGAATATTAGATGAGGATAATGTAGTGACAATTTCCAGTGTAAATGGAGAAAGTTCAGTACTTGTTTCAAGATTAATACCCGTATCTCCTCTGCATTGTTCATCTATGGGAAAAATATTTCTTAGTTATCAGGATGACGAAATGATTAAAGCTTATTTTAAAAGGCATAATCAAAAAAGAACAGTAAACACTATATCAAATTATGAGGATTTTTTGTTAGAAAGAAAAAAGATAATAGCAGAGCAAATTTCTTACGATATAGAAGAGTATGAATATGGTTTAGGATGTATTTCTGCACCAATATATAATAGTAAAGGAAAGATTGCAGCAGGGATAAGTGTTTCAGGACCTATTAGCCGCATGAGGTTTAAAGGTATAAAGTATATTGAAAATGAGTTAAAAAATGTAGCAAATAAGATCAGTGAGAAAGTGAAAGTACTAGGAATTAATATTACATATTAG
- a CDS encoding aspartate/glutamate racemase family protein, producing MKKIGLIGGMSFESTLEYYRIINETVKKTLGGLHSAECILYSVDFNEIEILQHQNKWEELSNIMVNAAQSLKKGGADFIIICTNTMHKLAPDIESKVGIKVLHIAEAAGKKIIEKNIKTVGLLGTKFTMEEDFYKKVLKDKFNINVSIPDENDREVIHQIIYNELCKGIIKDPSREKYKKIINKLSLNGAEGIVLGCTEIPLLIKQKDVNIPIFDTTAIHAVSAVEFALD from the coding sequence TTGAAAAAAATTGGTTTAATAGGCGGTATGAGTTTTGAATCCACTTTGGAATATTACAGAATTATAAATGAAACTGTTAAAAAAACTTTAGGAGGACTTCATTCAGCTGAATGTATATTATATTCGGTAGACTTTAATGAAATAGAAATTCTTCAACATCAAAATAAGTGGGAGGAATTATCAAATATAATGGTTAATGCTGCTCAAAGTCTTAAAAAAGGTGGCGCTGATTTTATCATAATATGTACTAATACAATGCATAAACTAGCTCCTGATATAGAAAGTAAAGTTGGAATCAAGGTTTTACATATAGCAGAAGCTGCAGGTAAAAAAATAATTGAAAAAAATATAAAAACTGTAGGACTCCTTGGAACAAAATTTACTATGGAAGAGGATTTTTATAAAAAAGTGCTGAAAGATAAATTCAATATAAACGTAAGTATTCCAGATGAAAATGATAGAGAAGTTATTCACCAAATCATATACAATGAATTATGCAAAGGTATAATAAAGGATCCATCAAGAGAAAAATATAAAAAAATAATAAACAAGTTATCTTTAAATGGTGCTGAGGGAATAGTTCTTGGCTGCACTGAAATACCTCTTTTGATAAAACAAAAGGATGTAAACATTCCAATATTTGATACAACAGCAATTCATGCTGTTTCTGCTGTTGAGTTTGCCTTAGATTAA
- a CDS encoding MaoC family dehydratase produces MIDLFRAFATKDDFFYDGAFIAKVKYQRFQSKSDKETYKNEIIKSNRRLSVINCSGYVNNEVVETLTVYLMMNATVKEATQLESIKDVGTLWRNFSKKEIADFSHLTGDTNSIHLTENPVVQGLFILKELCDTSQTNEIEVKYVHPVYSGNPVYIKYEGNLIKGFSNGILCFKATLL; encoded by the coding sequence ATGATAGATTTATTTAGAGCATTTGCTACAAAGGATGATTTTTTTTATGATGGTGCATTTATTGCCAAGGTAAAATATCAACGATTTCAATCAAAATCAGATAAAGAAACTTATAAAAATGAGATTATAAAAAGCAATAGACGACTTTCTGTAATCAACTGTAGTGGATATGTTAATAATGAAGTTGTAGAAACATTAACAGTTTATTTAATGATGAATGCTACAGTTAAAGAAGCTACTCAATTAGAATCTATCAAAGATGTGGGTACTTTATGGCGTAATTTTTCAAAAAAAGAAATTGCAGATTTTAGTCATCTTACAGGAGATACAAATTCTATTCATCTCACGGAAAATCCTGTTGTACAAGGATTATTTATACTGAAAGAACTTTGTGATACATCTCAAACCAATGAAATAGAAGTAAAGTATGTTCATCCTGTTTATAGTGGTAATCCGGTTTATATAAAATATGAGGGAAATCTCATTAAAGGTTTTAGTAATGGTATATTATGTTTTAAAGCAACCCTGCTTTAA
- a CDS encoding pyridoxal phosphate-dependent aminotransferase — translation MKNKFLSKRYWNSISTPMGESNDLLKKFDDIIDFSLGDPDITTSEIIIKKAFEDAMNGHTHYTDSLGDPELRKEIRKFYLNKYDYNVKSDECMITTSGCHAMWLTLEAILDDGDEVIIHDPYFTPYPQQIKLARGIPVHLETFEEEGFQVNPKRLENLITNRTKAIIINTPNNPSGTCFKKETLKEIAEIAIKYDLIVIADDIYTLFSYEEPFIPITTLEKMRERTITIGSFSKNYAMTGWRIGYLIAPSFIIQTAKDINENNVFASPSISQRAAIHALKNRDKIQPQIACEYKKRIFYAYDRICSIPNMSVLKPRGSIYLFVNIKATGLSSKEVADKMLNEAHVLVLPGNAFGKCGEGYIRLAMTVNTKKMNEAFNRIEKMNIFNKCMVSAL, via the coding sequence ATGAAAAATAAATTTTTATCTAAAAGATATTGGAATAGTATATCCACTCCAATGGGTGAAAGTAATGATCTTTTAAAAAAATTTGATGATATTATTGATTTCAGTCTCGGAGATCCTGATATTACAACTAGTGAAATTATAATAAAAAAAGCATTTGAAGATGCCATGAATGGCCATACACACTATACAGACTCTTTAGGTGATCCAGAACTTCGTAAAGAAATACGCAAATTTTACTTAAATAAATATGATTATAACGTTAAAAGTGATGAATGCATGATCACTACAAGTGGATGTCATGCAATGTGGTTGACTCTAGAAGCCATTCTCGATGATGGAGATGAAGTCATAATACATGATCCTTATTTTACTCCATATCCACAGCAAATAAAACTAGCTAGAGGTATTCCTGTACATCTTGAAACCTTTGAAGAAGAAGGATTTCAAGTAAATCCTAAAAGATTAGAAAACTTAATTACTAATAGAACAAAAGCGATAATAATAAATACACCAAACAACCCTTCAGGAACATGTTTTAAAAAGGAAACACTTAAAGAAATTGCAGAAATTGCTATTAAATATGATTTAATCGTAATTGCGGATGATATTTATACACTATTTAGCTACGAAGAACCATTTATTCCAATTACTACTCTTGAAAAAATGCGTGAGCGTACAATTACAATTGGCAGTTTCTCCAAAAACTATGCCATGACAGGATGGAGAATAGGCTACCTTATTGCACCTTCATTTATCATTCAAACTGCTAAAGATATAAATGAAAATAATGTGTTTGCCTCACCTTCAATATCCCAGCGTGCTGCGATTCATGCACTTAAAAATAGAGATAAAATACAACCGCAGATTGCTTGCGAATATAAAAAGAGGATTTTTTACGCCTATGATAGAATTTGTTCAATTCCAAATATGTCAGTTTTAAAGCCACGGGGTAGTATTTACCTTTTTGTCAATATAAAAGCTACAGGACTTAGTTCAAAAGAAGTAGCAGATAAAATGCTAAATGAGGCTCATGTTCTTGTACTTCCTGGTAATGCTTTCGGTAAATGTGGTGAAGGATACATACGACTTGCCATGACAGTAAATACCAAAAAAATGAATGAAGCATTTAATCGTATAGAAAAAATGAACATTTTTAATAAATGCATGGTATCTGCCTTGTAA
- a CDS encoding nitroreductase family protein, whose translation MMNVNSEKCIGCGQCVKDCFARDIEIIDGKAKINNITCIKCGHCIAVCPKSAVSTDEYNMEDIKEYNKEDFSVDADTLLNFIKFRRTIRQFKDKKIEDEKILKIIEAGRFTQTASNMQDVSYIVVRDGIQDLRKLIIESLNQVGEKILKDTNEKNILYQRYAKIWIDMYKEYKENPKNDRLFFNAPVVIVVTARQEVNGALASSNMELMINSLGLGTLFSGFSAVAAQMDEKISKFLGVKKGRKVVTFMIVGYPNVKYLRTVPRRKADIRWK comes from the coding sequence ATGATGAATGTAAATAGTGAAAAGTGTATAGGATGCGGACAATGTGTTAAAGATTGTTTTGCAAGAGACATAGAGATAATAGATGGTAAAGCTAAAATAAATAATATTACTTGCATAAAATGCGGGCACTGTATTGCGGTGTGTCCTAAAAGTGCAGTATCAACAGACGAATATAACATGGAAGATATAAAAGAATACAATAAAGAAGATTTTTCCGTAGATGCTGATACTTTATTAAATTTTATCAAGTTCAGAAGAACTATAAGACAGTTTAAGGATAAAAAAATAGAAGATGAAAAAATTCTTAAAATTATAGAAGCCGGAAGATTTACCCAAACAGCAAGCAATATGCAGGATGTATCTTATATAGTTGTAAGAGATGGAATACAGGATTTAAGAAAATTAATAATTGAAAGTTTAAATCAAGTTGGAGAAAAAATACTTAAAGATACAAATGAAAAAAATATACTTTATCAAAGATATGCTAAAATATGGATTGATATGTATAAGGAATATAAAGAAAACCCTAAAAACGATAGATTATTTTTTAATGCTCCAGTAGTAATAGTTGTTACGGCAAGACAGGAAGTAAATGGAGCTTTAGCATCTTCAAATATGGAACTTATGATTAATTCTTTAGGACTTGGAACGTTGTTTAGTGGTTTTTCTGCTGTGGCTGCCCAAATGGATGAAAAAATAAGTAAGTTTCTTGGAGTTAAGAAAGGGAGAAAGGTTGTAACTTTCATGATAGTTGGATATCCTAATGTGAAATATCTAAGAACTGTACCAAGGAGAAAAGCAGATATACGCTGGAAGTAA
- a CDS encoding CDIF630_02480 family spore surface protein → MEGDRTKDGSMELPIEKHDTAAWANIHKEKPVSKVSVPSEFDVKNAKEYVDSNEK, encoded by the coding sequence GTGGAAGGAGATAGAACTAAAGATGGTTCCATGGAACTGCCAATTGAAAAACACGATACTGCAGCATGGGCAAATATCCATAAGGAAAAACCAGTTTCAAAAGTATCAGTGCCAAGTGAATTTGATGTTAAGAATGCTAAAGAATATGTAGATTCTAATGAAAAATAA